The proteins below are encoded in one region of Phaseolus vulgaris cultivar G19833 chromosome 1, P. vulgaris v2.0, whole genome shotgun sequence:
- the LOC137814353 gene encoding WD repeat-containing protein WDS homolog: MENPCEVLGTEGLIRRHEFVRIIIQCLYSLGYSNSASCLELESGISYRSNELKLLESFILNGDWDDGIEYLNSIKDVLGETKESAMFLVLRQCVMEYLNCGEDALALGVLRKQVSTLDVDKCKVHSLAMCMLSFKDMELAAVDDDDDDDDDAVVHGLRRKLLADLENLLPPPISVPEARLEHLVESSVTAWVDSCMYHCSSNRISLYEDHCCSRDQIPTRTTQILTGHKNEVWFVQFSNNGEYLASSSNDCTAIIWKVLEDGILTLKHTLNGHQHAVSFVAWSPDDTKLLTCGNTEVLKLWDVETGTCKRTFGNQGFVVSSCAWFPNSKQFACGSSDPEKGVCMWDCDGNVIKSWRGMRMPKVVDLAVTPDGEYLISIFLDKEIRILHMGTNSERVISEEHPITSLSVSGDSKFFIVNLNSQEIHMWDVDGKWDMPSRFKGHKQHKYVIRSCFGGLNNTFIASGSENSQVYIWNRRNPTPIEVLSGHSMTVNCVSWNPKIPQMLASASDDYTIRIWGPSFQKKEGEVE, translated from the exons ATGGAGAATCCTTGTGAGGTACTCGGTACCGAAGGGTTGATTAGAAGGCATGAATTTGTTAGGATCATAATTCAGTGTCTGTATTCCTTAGGTTACAGTAACTCTGCCTCCTGTTTGGAATTAGAATCTGGCATTTCGTACAGGTCCAATGAGCTTAAGTTGCTTGAATCGTTTATATTGAATGGGGATTGGGACGATGGCATTGAGTATCTCAATTCCATAAAGGATGTGTTGGGGGAAACAAAGGAATCTGCCATGTTTCTTGTTTTAAGACAGTGTGTTATGGAGTATTTGAATTGCGGTGAAGATGCGTTGGCTTTAGGGGTGTTGAGGAAACAGGTTTCTACCTTGGATGTGGACAAGTGCAAAGTTCACAGTCTGGCTATGTGCATGCTTTCGTTTAAGGATATGGAGTTAGCTGcagttgatgatgatgatgatgacgaTGACGATGCTGTTGTACATGGTCTGAGAAGAAAGTTGTTGGCGGATTTGGAAAATTTGTTGCCTCCTCCGATATCAGTGCCTGAAGCAAGGCTGGAGCACTTGGTAGAATCTTCTGTTACGGCCTGGGTCGATTCGTGTATGTATCATTGTTCGTCGAATCGGATATCGCTTTATGAGGATCATTGCTGCAGCAGGGATCAGATTCCTACTAGAACGACTCAG ATATTGACTGGACACAAAAATGAAGTTTGGTTTGTTCAATTTTCGAATAATGGGGAGTACCTAGCCTCTTCATCCAATGATTGCACAGCCATCATATGGAAG GTGCTGGAGGATGGGATATTGACACTGAAACATACACTTAATGGTCACCAACATGCTGTATCTTTTGTAGCATGGAGTCCTGATGACACCAAGTTACTAACATGTGGGAACACAGAAGTTTTGAAGCTATGGGACGTTGAAACAGGTACATGCAAGCGTACATTTGGGAATCAAGGCTTTGTTGTCAGCTCTTGTGCCTGGTTTCCCAACTCAAAACAGTTTGCGTGTGGCAGTTCTGACCCTGAAAAGGGTGTTTGCATGTGGGATTGTGATGGAAACGTGATCAAATCGTGGAGAGGAATGAGGATGCCCAAGGTCGTAGATCTTGCTGTTACTCCAGACGGTGAATATCTTATCAGCATCTTTTTAGATAAAGAAATTCGTATTCTGCATATGGGAACAAATTCAGAGCGAGTCATTTCAGAGGAGCACCCAATCACATCCCTTTCAGTTTCAGGAGACAGTAAGTTCTTCATTGTCAATCTCAACAGTCAGGAGATTCATATGTGGGATGTGGATGGGAAATGGGATATGCCATCCAGGTTTAAGGGCCACAAGCAACACAAGTATGTGATAAGGTCATGCTTTGGTGGATTGAATAACACTTTTATCGCCAGTGGTAGTGAAAATTCACAG GTATACATTTGGAACCGTCGGAATCCGACACCGATAGAGGTTCTATCCGGACACTCCATGACTGTGAACTGTGTGAGCTGGAACCCCAAAATACCACAAATGCTGGCATCTGCTAGTGATGATTATACAATTCGTATATGGGGACCCAGCTTCCAAAAAAAAGAAGGTGAAGTTGAGTAG